Proteins from a genomic interval of Nitrospirota bacterium:
- the rodA gene encoding rod shape-determining protein RodA → MLILLLAISVISVLTIYSTTRPIMSSALQPNYYLKQSVWVLIGFIVLFIVLIKDYVWLRDAGYFIYGIGIFLLILVLVMGKSGLGAQRWLDLKIFSFQPSEIFRLILVAGVSKYLSSVKSPLDRRSFLLSLLIFGIIPFILIIKQPHLGTGIVLFTTYLFLAISKKIEKKLLIILIAIALVVVPLGGKTIWKHLKDYQKNRILAFVNPEIDPKGIGYQIEQSKITIGSGMTFGRGYLKGTQGPLKFLPEKHTDFVFSVFAEEWGFAGSILLFSLYLIFFIRGFDTALKAKDEFGKYMASGLTFMLFLYFLINIGMTLGMMPVVGVPIPFMSYGGTSLISNFIIVGIIINIRMRRLVMV, encoded by the coding sequence ATGCTTATCCTCTTATTAGCTATATCAGTAATAAGTGTTCTAACCATCTATAGCACCACAAGGCCGATAATGTCCTCGGCACTGCAGCCCAATTACTACCTGAAACAATCGGTTTGGGTGTTAATAGGGTTTATTGTCTTATTTATTGTTTTGATTAAAGATTATGTCTGGCTCAGAGATGCCGGTTATTTCATATACGGGATTGGAATTTTTTTACTAATACTTGTTTTAGTAATGGGAAAAAGCGGTCTTGGCGCACAGAGGTGGCTGGATTTAAAGATTTTCTCCTTTCAGCCATCTGAAATATTCAGGTTAATACTGGTAGCAGGAGTTTCTAAATACCTTAGCTCGGTAAAAAGTCCGCTTGACCGTAGGTCATTTCTCCTGTCTCTATTAATATTTGGAATCATACCGTTTATTTTGATAATTAAGCAGCCGCACCTTGGCACGGGAATCGTTCTTTTTACAACATATCTTTTTTTAGCAATTTCTAAAAAGATAGAAAAAAAACTACTGATTATACTAATAGCAATTGCTCTTGTGGTGGTCCCCCTCGGAGGCAAAACCATTTGGAAGCATCTGAAAGATTACCAGAAAAACCGTATCTTAGCATTTGTCAATCCTGAGATTGACCCTAAAGGAATAGGATATCAGATTGAGCAGTCAAAGATAACCATCGGCTCCGGCATGACATTTGGCAGGGGGTATCTTAAGGGCACACAGGGGCCTCTTAAGTTTTTACCTGAAAAGCACACAGATTTCGTTTTTTCCGTTTTTGCTGAAGAATGGGGATTTGCCGGATCAATTTTGCTTTTCAGTCTGTATCTGATTTTTTTTATACGCGGATTTGATACAGCGTTAAAGGCAAAAGACGAATTTGGCAAGTACATGGCCTCAGGGCTAACCTTTATGCTGTTTCTCTATTTTTTGATAAATATCGGAATGACCCTCGGAATGATGCCGGTGGTTGGCGTGCCTATTCCATTTATGAGCTATGGAGGCACGTCGCTCATATCTAACTTTATCATCGTGGGTATCATTATTAATATAAGAATGAGACGCCTTGTTATGGTGTAG
- the atpE gene encoding ATP synthase F0 subunit C, translating to MKRFLVLLFVVTIVLAVPAATLYAGDTDGQTSSNVKAFAAIGALIGLGIAALGTGIGQGLGLSKACDGVARNPGASGKITTTLIIGLAMIESLCIYAFLLSLGVLMNQKLFF from the coding sequence ATGAAGAGATTTTTGGTTTTACTGTTTGTAGTGACGATAGTACTGGCGGTTCCCGCAGCAACTTTGTATGCCGGAGATACTGACGGTCAGACAAGTTCAAACGTTAAAGCTTTTGCCGCTATCGGAGCACTGATAGGGCTGGGCATAGCTGCGCTTGGCACTGGAATTGGTCAGGGACTTGGTCTTAGTAAGGCATGTGACGGTGTGGCAAGGAATCCCGGCGCCTCTGGTAAGATTACCACCACGTTGATTATCGGTCTTGCTATGATTGAATCACTTTGTATTTATGCTTTCTTACTGTCCCTGGGTGTACTTATGAACCAGAAGTTGTTCTTCTAA
- the atpB gene encoding F0F1 ATP synthase subunit A: MESHALIHIQGVPPFVTYSWLAMIILITVAFIVRGSLKLVPVGTQNVAEGIVEALYDFCKDNINHHWVDSMFPMIGTLGLYILTCNLMGLIPGFEAPTSDINMTASCAIPVFLATHYFGLREHGGKYINQFLGPVRSIYAIPLMIMMFVIEFIGHLARPVTLSVRLFGNMLSKHIILSVLGLLAPAVIPIVFLGLGILVSVVQAFVFVLLTTLYFAGAVDESH; this comes from the coding sequence TTGGAGTCACATGCACTTATACATATACAGGGGGTACCGCCCTTTGTCACGTACTCGTGGTTAGCAATGATTATACTTATAACGGTGGCATTTATAGTCAGAGGGTCCTTAAAGCTGGTGCCAGTTGGAACACAAAACGTGGCTGAGGGAATTGTTGAGGCTCTGTATGATTTTTGTAAGGATAACATAAACCACCATTGGGTTGATTCAATGTTTCCTATGATAGGAACCCTTGGCCTGTACATCCTTACTTGTAATTTGATGGGTTTGATTCCCGGTTTTGAAGCGCCAACCAGTGACATTAATATGACAGCCTCGTGTGCAATACCGGTGTTTTTGGCAACCCACTACTTTGGGCTTAGAGAGCATGGCGGCAAATACATAAACCAATTTTTGGGTCCTGTACGGTCAATATATGCGATACCGCTAATGATTATGATGTTTGTAATAGAGTTTATCGGGCATTTAGCACGTCCTGTCACGCTCTCAGTCAGGCTTTTTGGGAACATGCTGTCAAAGCACATAATCCTGTCAGTGTTAGGATTGTTAGCTCCTGCGGTGATTCCAATAGTGTTTTTAGGTCTTGGCATTTTAGTAAGTGTGGTGCAGGCTTTTGTTTTTGTTTTGTTAACTACACTGTACTTTGCAGGTGCAGTTGATGAGTCACATTAA
- the mreD gene encoding rod shape-determining protein MreD: MKKVMTSLFWISIISLAMALDRAGFLNLKLNLTMLLVYYMGLKWPELKAVLCSASVGFIEDSLSLRIIGPNMLSKCTVIFITSFFRSGIFNFTPLLNSLLCFAFTIVDGFIVYFSLSVFDTRPVDISTAIDSIMFQSLINGVLGYFVMREQDE, from the coding sequence ATGAAAAAGGTGATGACATCACTTTTCTGGATTTCTATTATAAGCCTTGCAATGGCTCTTGACAGGGCAGGTTTTTTAAACTTAAAACTTAACTTAACTATGCTATTAGTTTATTATATGGGACTTAAGTGGCCGGAGTTAAAAGCGGTTTTGTGCTCTGCAAGTGTTGGCTTTATTGAAGACAGCCTCTCTCTGAGAATAATTGGCCCCAACATGCTTTCAAAATGCACTGTGATTTTCATAACTTCATTTTTCAGAAGCGGTATTTTTAATTTCACTCCTCTTCTGAATTCTCTCCTGTGTTTTGCATTCACAATTGTTGACGGTTTTATCGTTTACTTTTCACTCTCTGTGTTTGATACCAGACCTGTGGATATCTCAACTGCCATTGACAGTATAATGTTTCAATCCCTGATAAATGGTGTTTTAGGATACTTTGTCATGAGAGAACAAGATGAATAA
- the rho gene encoding transcription termination factor Rho, producing MAIAELQEKDVAELTVLAEGLNVEGASSMRKQDLIFSILQAQAEKTGNLFAEGVLEILADGFGFLRSPDYSYLPGPDDIYVSPSQIRRFNLRTGELISGQVRPPKENERYFALLKVEAINHQTPEENINRPLFDNLLPYYPTERLMLDYDSNDYATRVMELITPTGKGQRGLIVAAPRTGKTMLLQSIAKAIKFNHKEVHLIILLIDERPEEVTDWKRVVSQAEIISSTFDEPPHRHCQVAEMVINRAKRQVECKKDVVILLDSITRLARAYNAVVPASGKVLSGGLDANALQKPKRFFGTARNIEHGGSLTIIATALVDTGSRMDDVIFEEFKGTGNMELHLDRKLVDKRIFPSIDINTSGTRKEELLVSKEVLGKMWVLRKVLTPLSSVESMEFLLSKLRNTKTNKEFLEMMNK from the coding sequence ATTGCGATTGCCGAATTGCAGGAAAAAGATGTAGCAGAGTTGACAGTATTAGCAGAGGGGCTGAACGTTGAGGGAGCCTCAAGCATGAGAAAGCAGGACCTGATTTTTTCAATCCTACAGGCTCAGGCAGAAAAAACCGGTAATTTGTTTGCCGAGGGGGTTTTGGAAATCCTTGCCGATGGCTTTGGTTTTCTGAGGTCTCCGGATTACAGTTATTTACCAGGCCCTGACGATATATACGTCTCGCCGTCTCAAATCAGAAGGTTTAATCTGCGCACTGGTGAGCTAATCTCAGGACAGGTGCGTCCGCCTAAGGAAAATGAGCGTTATTTTGCACTCCTTAAAGTAGAAGCAATTAACCACCAGACACCGGAGGAAAACATAAACAGGCCGCTCTTTGATAACCTTCTTCCCTACTACCCTACGGAGCGCTTAATGCTTGATTATGATTCAAATGATTATGCCACAAGGGTCATGGAGCTGATAACGCCAACGGGTAAAGGACAAAGGGGACTTATTGTGGCTGCGCCGCGCACCGGTAAGACAATGCTGCTTCAGTCAATAGCAAAGGCAATAAAGTTTAACCATAAGGAGGTTCATCTCATTATTTTGCTCATTGATGAGCGTCCTGAAGAGGTTACCGACTGGAAGCGGGTAGTGAGTCAGGCAGAGATTATAAGCTCGACGTTTGATGAGCCTCCGCACAGGCACTGTCAGGTGGCAGAGATGGTGATAAACCGCGCAAAACGGCAGGTGGAATGTAAAAAGGACGTGGTTATCCTTCTTGATAGTATAACTAGACTGGCACGTGCTTACAATGCCGTAGTGCCTGCAAGTGGCAAGGTGCTCTCAGGCGGCCTTGACGCAAATGCCCTGCAAAAACCTAAGCGGTTTTTTGGTACTGCAAGAAACATAGAGCACGGAGGGAGTCTTACCATCATAGCAACTGCACTGGTAGATACCGGAAGCAGGATGGATGACGTTATATTTGAAGAGTTTAAGGGCACCGGCAACATGGAACTTCACCTTGACAGAAAACTGGTTGACAAGCGGATATTCCCAAGTATAGATATAAACACCTCAGGTACCAGAAAAGAGGAATTGCTTGTAAGCAAAGAAGTGTTAGGTAAGATGTGGGTGCTGCGTAAGGTTCTTACTCCGCTAAGCAGTGTTGAGAGCATGGAGTTTTTACTGAGTAAGCTTAGAAATACAAAGACAAATAAAGAATTCCTTGAAATGATGAATAAGTAG
- the mrdA gene encoding penicillin-binding protein 2 — protein MNKEYFEGVASFTVYIIITVFFILSVRLYVIQILNGSDYRDAADSNRVRAVSLPASRGIIYDRSGTPLVKNKPYFYASLIPGRSPVDTHGLAALTKTDESKLAAKIKKEKNNIFKTIVLKEGLSFKEVAEIEARKSDFPGLIVETSVTRNYVYNTVGSHVIGYLGKPNKQQIEKLQLDDVSPETFIGQWGVEQLYDSTLRGTAGRKIIEVDALGRQLKELEVIKPITGGDITLSLDINLQQIAEQSFKDKTGSLVALDPKTGEVLAMASMPSFDPNDFVMGIDSEKWSALHKDKQYPLLNRALQSSYPPGSVFKVLMSVAGLDDGAITTTTPVGCTGEMHYGKWSFGCWKAHGTVTFHRGLVQSCDIYFYDVGRRLGIDKIHKYARMFGLGKKTGLDIVGGEEREGLIPSIAWKQKKMKQPWFLGETFVASIGQGYVNITPAQAALLSAMVANEGLPIHLSLLKGTAPPDESKRLKIKPEVFAEVKSAMYGVVNEGGGTGGSSRSALVHISGKTGTAQVVKGRVKTETLKQQLRDHGWFIAYAPSEDPQIAVAAVVEHGGHGGSAAAPIVKNVIEAFVKSPYYKKPVQSEE, from the coding sequence ATGAATAAGGAGTACTTTGAGGGAGTCGCCTCTTTTACAGTTTATATTATAATCACAGTGTTTTTTATTCTTTCCGTGCGTCTTTACGTCATACAGATTTTAAATGGCAGCGATTATCGGGATGCTGCAGATTCAAACAGGGTCAGGGCTGTCTCACTACCGGCCTCACGGGGTATCATATACGACAGAAGTGGAACACCACTTGTAAAAAATAAACCCTACTTTTACGCATCCCTCATACCTGGACGCTCGCCTGTGGACACACACGGCCTTGCCGCTTTAACCAAAACCGATGAGTCTAAACTCGCAGCTAAGATAAAAAAAGAAAAAAACAATATTTTTAAAACCATTGTACTTAAAGAGGGCTTGTCTTTTAAGGAGGTTGCTGAGATAGAGGCAAGAAAATCAGACTTCCCTGGCCTTATTGTAGAGACAAGCGTGACAAGAAACTATGTTTATAACACCGTTGGCTCTCACGTAATAGGCTATTTGGGGAAACCCAATAAACAACAGATAGAAAAACTTCAACTTGATGATGTCTCCCCTGAAACATTTATAGGCCAGTGGGGGGTTGAACAGCTCTACGACTCCACTTTGCGAGGCACCGCAGGGAGAAAGATAATCGAGGTGGATGCTCTGGGCAGACAACTGAAAGAACTTGAGGTTATAAAGCCCATCACCGGAGGTGATATAACTCTCAGTCTGGACATCAACCTGCAGCAAATAGCAGAACAGTCATTTAAGGATAAAACCGGCTCTCTGGTAGCTCTGGATCCAAAAACCGGCGAGGTACTCGCTATGGCAAGCATGCCGTCTTTTGACCCTAACGATTTTGTTATGGGGATAGATTCCGAGAAGTGGTCAGCTCTTCATAAGGACAAACAGTATCCACTCCTAAACAGGGCGCTTCAAAGCTCATACCCGCCGGGGTCCGTCTTTAAGGTACTCATGTCGGTAGCCGGTCTTGATGACGGAGCTATAACTACAACAACGCCTGTAGGCTGCACCGGTGAGATGCACTATGGCAAATGGTCATTTGGCTGCTGGAAAGCTCACGGCACTGTTACTTTCCATAGGGGACTGGTTCAGTCCTGTGATATATATTTCTACGATGTTGGCAGAAGGCTTGGCATAGATAAGATACACAAGTATGCCAGGATGTTTGGACTGGGTAAAAAGACCGGTCTTGACATTGTAGGCGGAGAGGAGAGAGAGGGGCTTATTCCATCAATAGCGTGGAAACAAAAGAAAATGAAACAGCCGTGGTTCCTTGGAGAGACGTTTGTTGCTTCAATCGGGCAGGGTTACGTTAACATAACACCTGCTCAGGCAGCGCTTCTTTCTGCAATGGTGGCAAACGAGGGACTTCCTATCCATCTTAGTCTGCTTAAGGGCACTGCACCTCCGGATGAATCTAAGCGTCTGAAAATTAAGCCAGAGGTTTTTGCCGAGGTTAAAAGTGCCATGTACGGGGTTGTCAATGAAGGGGGCGGTACAGGAGGGTCATCAAGGAGCGCCCTTGTCCACATATCGGGCAAAACCGGCACCGCCCAGGTTGTTAAAGGCAGAGTGAAAACAGAAACCCTCAAACAACAACTCAGAGACCATGGGTGGTTTATTGCCTATGCACCGAGTGAGGACCCTCAGATAGCAGTAGCCGCAGTGGTAGAGCATGGCGGACACGGTGGCAGCGCTGCCGCTCCTATCGTTAAAAACGTAATCGAGGCTTTTGTAAAGAGCCCTTACTATAAAAAACCTGTGCAATCAGAAGAATGA
- a CDS encoding rod shape-determining protein: MIFSKLLGLFSNDLAIDLGTANTLVYAKGKGIVCDEPSVVVIRTDTKKVIAVGAEAKRMLGKTPANIITIRPMKDGVIADFNAAGEMLKYFIKKAHNRKSFVSPRVIIGVPSAITLVEQRAVKEAAEASGAREVYLIEETMAAAVGVGLPIDEPYGNMIVDIGGGTTDVAVISMDGIVYSKAVKVGGDKMDEKIITHVKEKYNFMIGDRTAEQIKIEIGSAFKISKEELTIDVNGRDLISGIPKTVTIRENEIRETLSEPVNIIVSTIKQALENTPPELASDIVDNGIVLAGGGALLRGLDELIRQETRLPVIVPENPLTAVVMGVGKMLEDLALLRRVAVS; encoded by the coding sequence ATGATTTTTAGTAAACTCTTAGGACTATTTTCAAACGATCTTGCCATAGATCTTGGGACAGCCAACACACTGGTGTATGCTAAAGGAAAGGGGATTGTTTGTGATGAACCATCGGTAGTTGTAATAAGAACGGACACAAAGAAAGTAATAGCTGTGGGGGCTGAGGCTAAAAGAATGCTCGGTAAGACGCCAGCAAACATTATCACGATACGGCCGATGAAAGACGGTGTGATTGCCGACTTTAATGCTGCCGGAGAAATGCTTAAGTATTTTATTAAGAAAGCCCACAACAGAAAGAGTTTTGTCTCACCGCGGGTAATTATAGGCGTGCCATCAGCCATAACTCTGGTTGAGCAGCGGGCGGTAAAGGAGGCTGCCGAGGCATCTGGCGCCCGTGAGGTTTACCTTATCGAGGAAACTATGGCTGCCGCTGTAGGCGTTGGACTTCCCATTGATGAGCCCTATGGCAATATGATTGTGGACATTGGCGGAGGCACTACCGATGTTGCAGTTATCTCCATGGATGGCATTGTTTACAGCAAGGCAGTCAAAGTAGGCGGTGATAAGATGGACGAAAAAATAATTACCCACGTTAAAGAAAAATATAACTTCATGATTGGAGACCGGACAGCTGAACAAATTAAAATAGAGATAGGCTCAGCTTTTAAAATATCCAAAGAGGAACTTACCATAGACGTAAACGGCCGTGACCTTATCTCAGGAATTCCCAAGACAGTGACAATCAGGGAAAACGAGATACGCGAGACACTGAGCGAGCCGGTAAACATCATTGTAAGCACAATCAAACAGGCTCTTGAAAACACGCCACCTGAGCTTGCCTCAGACATTGTGGACAACGGCATTGTGCTGGCTGGCGGAGGAGCTCTACTCAGAGGACTTGATGAACTTATCAGACAAGAGACCAGACTGCCTGTCATCGTGCCTGAAAACCCGCTGACTGCAGTTGTCATGGGAGTTGGAAAAATGCTTGAGGACTTGGCGCTATTAAGGAGAGTAGCCGTCAGTTAA
- a CDS encoding HAMP domain-containing protein, producing the protein MLRVAGKTLSRKITLSIAVLMIIGGAMFWYKFTNKVNNELYTKAVDDGFFYIEAVRAAIAIDTDGKHNETVTKVTSMVGASRGVPAIRVLDHNGNIKFSSDKNELNNTAATNSPLCNECHTIGSAGSVKLKDITQNRFLEHESNKKTLRAILPIKNDQTCMTAQCHVHNNKSTINGFVDVRIDLNPAAEKARENTTDIAIMGIFFIALATTILHLLVSKFVVKPVALVREGIKMVKSGYFGHTLDFQSGDEIGALSGSFNEMTRSLEDNRDDFEEKTRALSGIMEQKAKEMRKFQEQYVHTEKLASLGRMAASVAHELNSPLTGIIVFAQLMLKRVPESNKLDKEDLSVIIEQAEKCSNMIAVLLGYSRTIPSEKLDMDVTKALENALNILTSQSKFYNVTIEKELTQDIPRLPGDQSQLEQVFINLLINANDAMNSAGTIFIKTHRIEEDSRQFVEIEVTDSGPGILPENMDKIFEPFFTTKPEGKGTGLGLAVTKGITEKLGGRISVKQQPASGASFIIRLPVAG; encoded by the coding sequence ATGCTAAGAGTAGCAGGCAAGACATTAAGCCGTAAGATAACACTGTCAATAGCAGTGCTCATGATAATTGGCGGCGCAATGTTTTGGTATAAGTTTACAAATAAAGTCAACAATGAACTTTATACTAAAGCAGTAGATGACGGTTTTTTCTATATTGAGGCAGTAAGGGCGGCAATAGCAATTGATACTGATGGTAAACACAATGAGACCGTTACAAAAGTGACAAGCATGGTCGGTGCCTCACGTGGCGTACCTGCAATACGCGTGTTAGACCATAACGGTAATATAAAGTTTTCCTCAGATAAGAACGAACTTAACAACACGGCAGCCACTAATTCACCCTTATGCAATGAATGCCACACTATTGGTTCTGCCGGGAGCGTTAAGCTGAAGGATATAACCCAAAACCGCTTTTTAGAACATGAGAGTAACAAAAAAACACTGAGGGCAATTCTGCCGATAAAAAATGATCAGACCTGCATGACTGCACAGTGCCATGTTCACAATAATAAATCCACGATAAACGGTTTCGTGGACGTTAGAATAGACCTCAACCCGGCTGCGGAAAAAGCCAGGGAAAACACCACAGACATAGCCATAATGGGTATTTTTTTCATAGCCCTTGCAACCACAATCCTGCACCTGCTGGTCTCTAAGTTTGTAGTGAAACCGGTAGCACTTGTCCGCGAGGGGATAAAGATGGTTAAGAGCGGATATTTTGGCCACACCCTCGACTTTCAAAGCGGGGATGAAATCGGAGCGTTAAGCGGTTCTTTTAACGAAATGACCCGCTCCCTTGAGGACAACAGAGACGATTTTGAAGAGAAAACCCGGGCGCTTTCCGGCATTATGGAGCAAAAGGCAAAAGAGATGAGAAAGTTTCAGGAACAATACGTTCACACCGAAAAGCTGGCCTCTTTAGGCCGCATGGCAGCAAGTGTTGCCCACGAACTCAACAGTCCGCTCACTGGAATTATTGTCTTTGCCCAGTTAATGCTTAAGCGCGTACCGGAGAGCAATAAGCTCGACAAAGAGGACCTCTCTGTAATAATCGAACAGGCCGAGAAGTGTTCTAATATGATAGCCGTACTCCTTGGCTATTCCCGCACCATACCAAGCGAAAAACTCGATATGGATGTCACTAAGGCCCTTGAAAATGCTCTGAATATTCTTACAAGCCAATCCAAATTCTATAACGTCACAATTGAGAAAGAACTGACACAAGACATTCCACGCCTGCCCGGAGATCAATCACAGCTTGAGCAGGTGTTTATTAATCTTCTGATTAACGCTAATGATGCTATGAACAGCGCCGGAACTATTTTCATAAAAACACATCGCATCGAGGAGGATTCACGGCAGTTTGTCGAAATAGAGGTGACAGACTCAGGCCCTGGCATTCTTCCTGAAAACATGGATAAAATTTTTGAACCATTCTTTACCACTAAACCTGAGGGAAAAGGTACCGGCCTTGGACTTGCCGTCACAAAGGGAATAACTGAGAAACTTGGAGGCCGAATATCCGTTAAGCAGCAGCCAGCCAGCGGAGCAAGTTTTATTATCAGACTGCCCGTTGCCGGTTAA
- the mreC gene encoding rod shape-determining protein MreC, which produces MLKKHHTLFLIYVFFLISLMTYQSFRGPFQPILCLRYPLFLVNDVIDTAISIIRKPFVLLFTIEGENVRLKSELNRLLLKEQQYDEAINQNKRLSALLLLKGETINYVSAARVIARQPNKWYHQIILDSGTKAGIKKDMAIRTDKGLIGKIISTESNYSTVQLLTDVYSSVAVRLEDNRTEAVLSGTGSELCLLKYIPVSEDVKAGESLVTSGTDNLFPAGIPVGRVLSVERVTSGMFHEIKVELFAQPTKVEEVIIVSREGT; this is translated from the coding sequence ATGCTCAAAAAGCATCACACTCTGTTTTTAATTTACGTATTTTTTTTGATTTCACTTATGACTTATCAAAGTTTCAGGGGACCGTTTCAGCCAATCCTGTGCTTAAGGTATCCGCTTTTTTTAGTAAATGACGTCATAGATACCGCTATAAGTATTATTAGGAAACCGTTTGTCCTGCTGTTTACAATTGAGGGAGAAAACGTCCGGTTAAAGAGTGAACTTAACAGACTGCTACTCAAAGAACAGCAATATGATGAAGCCATTAATCAAAACAAACGGCTCAGCGCTCTGTTGTTACTAAAAGGTGAAACAATAAACTATGTATCAGCAGCCAGAGTCATAGCCAGGCAACCTAACAAATGGTACCACCAAATAATACTGGATAGCGGCACTAAGGCTGGAATAAAAAAAGACATGGCTATTCGTACAGACAAAGGACTAATCGGTAAGATAATATCTACAGAGTCCAACTACTCAACAGTCCAGCTCCTGACTGACGTCTATTCCTCGGTTGCTGTCCGGCTTGAAGACAACCGCACAGAGGCTGTGCTTTCAGGAACTGGTTCAGAACTCTGCCTTCTTAAGTACATCCCTGTCAGTGAAGATGTTAAAGCTGGTGAGTCATTGGTTACATCAGGCACAGACAACCTGTTTCCAGCAGGCATTCCGGTTGGCAGAGTGTTAAGCGTAGAGCGAGTTACATCAGGTATGTTCCATGAAATTAAGGTAGAGCTTTTTGCGCAACCGACAAAAGTTGAAGAGGTTATTATCGTCTCAAGAGAAGGTACGTAA
- a CDS encoding RDD family protein — MPDILSRVVARVFDFLIVMMLMELVPRAGFYAALMYLLTADGLFEGASVGKKLMGLKVVSERSDNGMVIRSSIIRNMTFAAALLLWRIPLIGWILFIGILAVEFIIMTGNAQRKRIGDELAGTVVVRVIGKMEGK; from the coding sequence ATGCCCGATATTCTGTCAAGGGTGGTGGCCAGAGTTTTTGACTTCTTGATTGTTATGATGTTGATGGAGTTGGTTCCGAGGGCAGGGTTTTATGCGGCGTTAATGTACTTATTGACTGCTGACGGATTATTTGAAGGAGCAAGTGTCGGTAAAAAGCTGATGGGTTTAAAGGTGGTGTCTGAGAGGTCTGATAACGGAATGGTTATCAGAAGTTCAATTATTAGAAATATGACATTTGCAGCAGCGCTTTTACTTTGGCGGATACCTCTGATAGGTTGGATTTTGTTTATTGGAATACTTGCTGTGGAATTTATTATAATGACAGGCAATGCTCAAAGAAAGAGAATAGGTGACGAACTTGCCGGCACGGTGGTGGTGCGCGTCATCGGTAAAATGGAGGGAAAATGA
- a CDS encoding MBL fold metallo-hydrolase, which produces MGLLIKCFIVGPLQVNCYVVSDDDTREAIVIDPGDEPDRIIDFVTEKSLSLKSIVCTHTHFDHIGGIPEIKDALNPLLLMHADERTIYESAKEMAAFWGHQMDNLPKPDQFLAEGDKITIGNYSFEVIHTPGHTWGGICLYGEGIVITGDTLFEGSVGRTDLPGGSSKDLKKSFRRLMGLPPQTRVFPGHGPETTIANEIKYNFYNTE; this is translated from the coding sequence ATGGGATTATTGATTAAGTGCTTTATTGTAGGCCCGCTTCAAGTTAACTGTTATGTTGTCTCTGATGATGACACAAGGGAGGCTATAGTAATAGACCCCGGCGATGAGCCCGACAGAATTATAGACTTTGTAACGGAAAAGTCACTGAGTTTAAAGAGTATCGTTTGTACACACACGCATTTTGACCACATAGGGGGTATTCCTGAAATAAAGGATGCCCTTAACCCCCTTCTTTTAATGCATGCCGATGAACGCACCATATATGAATCAGCAAAAGAGATGGCAGCATTTTGGGGCCATCAGATGGATAATCTGCCAAAACCCGATCAGTTTCTCGCAGAGGGGGATAAGATAACGATTGGCAATTACAGTTTTGAAGTAATTCATACCCCGGGGCACACCTGGGGAGGGATTTGCCTTTATGGCGAGGGAATTGTCATTACTGGTGACACATTGTTTGAGGGTTCGGTGGGAAGGACTGACCTTCCCGGCGGTAGTTCAAAGGATTTAAAGAAATCCTTCAGGCGTCTGATGGGACTACCGCCTCAGACAAGAGTGTTTCCGGGACATGGCCCTGAGACCACTATCGCAAATGAAATAAAATACAACTTCTACAACACTGAGTAG
- a CDS encoding DUF4209 domain-containing protein, with the protein MGESLSRHFYFVFCDPTGLNLRNSIAHGIIRHELLTSGISCLVLHCFLLLTN; encoded by the coding sequence TTGGGTGAATCCCTAAGCAGACATTTTTATTTTGTTTTCTGCGATCCAACCGGATTAAATTTAAGGAACAGCATAGCTCATGGCATTATAAGGCATGAGCTTTTAACTTCCGGAATTAGCTGTCTTGTTTTACATTGTTTTCTATTATTAACAAATTAA